A single genomic interval of Symphalangus syndactylus isolate Jambi chromosome 18, NHGRI_mSymSyn1-v2.1_pri, whole genome shotgun sequence harbors:
- the EMILIN1 gene encoding EMILIN-1, with the protein MAPRTLWSCYLCCLLTAAAGAASYPPRGFSLYTGSSGALSPGGPQAQSAPRPASRHRNWCAYVVTRTVSCVLEDGVETYVKYQPCAWGQPQCPQSIMYRRFLRPRYRVAYKTVTDMEWRCCQGYGGDDCAESPAPALGPASSTPRPLPRPARPNLSGSSAGSPLSGLGGEGPGESEKVQQLEEQVQSLTKELQGLRGVLQGLSGRLAEDVQRAVETAFNGRQQPADAAARPGVHETLNEIQHQLQLLDTRVSTHDQELGHLNNHHGGSSSSGGSRAPTPASAPPGPSEELLRQLEQRLQESCSVCLAGLDGFRRQQQEDRERLRAMEKLLASVEERQRHLAGLAVGRRPPQECCSPELGRRLAELERRLDVVAGSVTVLSGRRGTELGGAAGQGGHPPGYTSLASRLSRLEDRFNSTLGPSEEQEESWPGAPGGLGHWLPAARGRLEQLRGLLANVSGELGGRLDLLEEQVAGAMQACGQLCSGAPGEQDSQVSEILSALERRVLDSEGQLRLLGSSLHTVEAAGEARQAMLEGLQGVVGRLQDRVDAQDETAAEFTLRLNLTAARLGQLEGLLQAHGDEGCGACGGVQEELGRLRDGVERCSCPLLPPRGPGAGPGVGGPSRGPLDGFSVFGGSSGSALQALQGELSEVILTFSSLNDSLNELQTTVEGQGADLADLGATKDRIISEINRLQQEATEHATESEERFRGLEEGQAQAGQCPSLEGRLGRLEGVCERLDTVAGGLQSLREGLSKHVAGLWAGLRETNTTSQTQAALLEKLVGGQAGLGRRLGALNSSLQLLEDHLHQLSLKDLTGPAGEAGPPGPPGLQGPPGPAGPPGSPGKDGQEGPIGPPGPQGEQGVEGAPAAPVPRVAFSAALSLPRSEPGTVPFDRVLLNDGGYYDPETGVFTAPLAGRYLLSAVLTGHRHEKVEAVLSRSNQGVARVDSGGYEPEGLENKPVAESQPSPGTLGVFSLILPLQAGDTVCVDLVMGQLAHSEEPLTIFSGALLYGDPELEYA; encoded by the exons ATGGCCCCCCGCACCCTCTGGAGCTGCTACCTCTGCTGCCTGCTGACCGCAGCTGCAGGGGCCGCCAGCTACCCTCCTCGAGGTTTCAGCCTCTACACAGGGTCCAGTGGGGCCCTCAGCCCCGGGGGGCCCCAGGCCCAGAGTGCCCCGCGGCCGGCCAGCCGCCACAG GAACTGGTGTGCCTATGTGGTGACCCGGACAGTGAGCTGTGTCCTTGAGGATGGAGTGGAGACATATGTCAAGTACCAGCCCTGTGCCTGGGGCCAGCCCCAATGTCCCCAAAGCATCAT gtACCGCCGCTTCCTCCGCCCTCGCTACCGTGTGGCCTACAAGACAGTGACAGACATGGAGTGGAGGTGCTGTCAGGGTTATGGGGGCGATGACTGTGCTGAGAGTCCTGCTCCAGCGCTGGGGCCTGCGTCTTCCACACCACGGCCCCTGCCCCGGCCTGCCCGCCCCAACCTCTCTGGCTCCAGTGCAGGCAGCCCCCTCAGTGGACTGGGGGGAGAAG GTCCTGGGGAGTCAGAGAAGGTGCAGCAGCTGGAGGAACAGGTGCAGAGCCTGACCAAGGAGCTGCAAGGCCTGCGGGGCGTCCTGCAAGGACTGAGCGGGCGCCTGGCAGAGGATGTGCAGAGGGCTGTGGAGACGGCCTTCAACGGGAGGCAGCAGCCAGCTGATGCGGCTGCCCGCCCTGGGGTGCATGAAACCCTCAATGAGATCCAGCACCAGCTGCAGCTCCTGGACACCCGCGTCTCCACCCACGACCAGGAGCTGGGTCACCTCAACAACCATCatggcggcagcagcagcagtgggggCAGCAGGGCCCCaaccccagcctcagcccctccgGGCCCCAGTGAGGAGCTGCTGCGGCAGCTGGAGCAGCGGTTGCAGGAGTCCTGCTCCGTGTGCCTGGCCGGGCTAGATGGCTTCCGCCGGCAGCAGCAGGAGGACAGGGAGCGGCTGCGAGCAATGGAGAAGCTGCTGGCCTCGGTGGAGGAGCGGCAACGGCACCTCGCCGGGCTGGCCGTGGGCCGCAGGCCCCCTCAGGAATGCTGCTCTCCAGAGCTGGGCCGGCGACTGGCAGAGCTGGAGCGCAGGCTGGATGTCGTGGCCGGCTCAGTGACAGTGCTGAGTGGGCGGCGAGGCACAGAGCTGGGAGGAGCCGCAGGGCAGGGGGGCCACCCCCCAGGCTACACCAGCTTGGCCTCCCGCCTGTCTCGCCTGGAGGACCGCTTCAACTCCACCCTAGGCCCCtcggaggagcaggaggagagctGGCCTGGGGCTCCTGGGGGGCTGGGCCACTGGCTGCCTGCTGCCCGGGGCCGACTAGAGCAGTTGAGGGGGCTGCTGGCCAATGTGAGCGGGGAGCTGGGGGGGCGGTTGGATCTGTTGGAGgagcaggtggcaggggccaTGCAGGCATGCGGGCAGCTCTGCTCTGGGGCCCCTGGGGAGCAGGACTCTCAGGTCAGCGAGATCCTCAGTGCCTTGGAGCGCAGGGTGCTGGACAGTGAGGGGCAGCTGCGGCTGTTGGGCTCCAGCCTGCACACGGTGGAAGCAGCGGGGGAGGCCCGGCAGGCCATGCTGGAGGGATTACAAGGGGTTGTGGGCCGGCTCCAGGATCGTGTGGATGCCCAGGATGAGACAGCTGCAGAGTTCACGCTAAGGCTGAATCTCACTGCCGCCCGGCTAGGCCAACTGGAGGGACTGCTGCAGGCCCATGGGGATGAGGGCTGTGGGGCCTGTGGTGGAGTCCAAGAGGAACTAGGCCGCCTTCGGGATGGTGTGGAGCGCTGCTCCTGCCCCCTGTTGCCTCCTCGGGGTCCTGGGGCTGGTCCAGGTGTTGGGGGCCCAAGCCGTGGGCCCCTGGACGGCTTCAGCGTGTTTGGGGGCAGCTCAGGCTCAGCCCTGCAGGCCCTGCAAGGAGAGCTCTCTGAGGTTATTCTCACCTTCAGTTCCCTCAATGACTCACTGAATGAGCTCCAGACCACTGTGGAGGGCCAGGGCGCTGATCTGGCTGACCTGGGGGCAACCAAGGACCGCATCATTTCTGAGATTAAcaggctgcagcaggaggccaCAGAGCATGCTACGGAGAGTGAGGAGCGCTTCCGAGGCCTAGAGGAGGGACAGGCACAGGCCGGCCAGTGCCCCAGCTTAGAGGGGCGATTGGGCCGTCTTGAGGGTGTCTGTGAACGGTTGGACACTGTGGCTGGGGGACTGCAGAGCCTGCGCGAGGGCCTTTCCAAACACGTGgctgggctctgggctgggctACGGGAAACCAACACCACCAGCCAGACGCAGGCAGCCCTGCTGGAGAAGCTGGTCGGGGGACAGGCGGGCCTGGGCAGGCGGCTGGGTGCCCTTAACAGCTCCCTGCAGCTCCTGGAGGACCATCTGCACCAGCTCAGCCTGAAGGACCTTACTG GGCCTGCAGGAGAGGCTGGGCCCCCAGGGCCTCCTGGGCTGCAAGGACCCCCAGGCCCTGCTGGACCTCCAGGATCGCCAGGCAAGGATGGGCAAGAGGGGCCCATCGGGCCACCAG GTCCTCAAGGTGAACAGG GAGTGGAGGGGGCACCAGCAGCCCCTGTGCCCCGAGTGGCATTTTCAGCTGCCCTGAGTTTGCCCCGGTCTGAACCAGGCACGGTCCCCTTCGACAGAGTCCTGCTCAATGATGGAGGCTATTATGATCCAGAGACAG GCGTGTTCACAGCGCCACTGGCTGGACGCTACTTGCTGAGCGCCGTGCTGACTGGGCACCGACACGAGAAAGTGGAGGCCGTGCTGTCCCGCTCCAACCAGGGCGTGGCCCGCGTAGACTCCGGCGGCTACGAGCCTGAGGGCCTGGAGAATAAGCCGGTGGCCGAGAGCCAGCCCAGCCCGGGCACCCTGGGCGTCTTCAGCCTCATCCTGCCGCTGCAGGCTGGGGACACGGTCTGCGTCGACCTGGTCATGGGGCAGCTGGCGCACTCGGAGGAGCCGCTCACCATCTTCAGCGGGGCCCTGCTCTATGGGGACCCAGAGCTTGAATACGCGTAG